In a genomic window of Poecilia reticulata strain Guanapo linkage group LG22, Guppy_female_1.0+MT, whole genome shotgun sequence:
- the bmf1 gene encoding BCL2 modifying factor 1 isoform X2, translated as MEDEEDDVFEPDPNCWRTPFREIKCEDRGTQTPGPGQALHNGMLPCGVAEEPRRLFYAHFELVRDFDARQQEEQNRMEQLPLHQPAALSLEACIGQKLQLIGDQFHREHLQQYQQNQRNQGPLWWRMTAALLSLLFDRGFIAGGGGAGRR; from the exons atggaggatgaggaggatgatgTGTTTGAGCCAGATCCCAACTGCTGGCGCACGCCCTTCAGGGAGATAAAGTGTGAAGACCGGGGCACGCAGACGCCCGGTCCTGGCCAGGCGCTACACAACGGCATGCTGCCCTGTGGTGTTGCGGAGGAGCCCAGACGATTATTCTACG CGCATTTTGAACTTGTCAGGGATTTTGACGCGAGGCAACAAGAGGAGCAGAACAGGATGGAGCAGTTACCCCTGCACCAGCCGGCTGCACTCAGCTTGGAGGCTTGCATCGGGCAGAAGCTTCAGCTGATAGGCGACCAGTTTCACCGGGAACACTTACAACAG tatcaACAAAACCAAAGGAATCAGGGGCCGCTGTGGTGGCGTATGACTGCAGCTCTTCTCAGCCTCCTGTTTGATAGGGGGTTTATTGCTGGAGGAGGTGGAGCAGGACGGAGGTGA
- the bmf1 gene encoding BCL2 modifying factor 1 isoform X1 has product MEDEEDDVFEPDPNCWRTPFREIKCEDRGTQTPGPGQALHNGMLPCGVAEEPRRLFYGNAGFRLHFPAHFELVRDFDARQQEEQNRMEQLPLHQPAALSLEACIGQKLQLIGDQFHREHLQQYQQNQRNQGPLWWRMTAALLSLLFDRGFIAGGGGAGRR; this is encoded by the exons atggaggatgaggaggatgatgTGTTTGAGCCAGATCCCAACTGCTGGCGCACGCCCTTCAGGGAGATAAAGTGTGAAGACCGGGGCACGCAGACGCCCGGTCCTGGCCAGGCGCTACACAACGGCATGCTGCCCTGTGGTGTTGCGGAGGAGCCCAGACGATTATTCTACG GTAACGCAGGTTTTCGATTGCACTTCCCAGCGCATTTTGAACTTGTCAGGGATTTTGACGCGAGGCAACAAGAGGAGCAGAACAGGATGGAGCAGTTACCCCTGCACCAGCCGGCTGCACTCAGCTTGGAGGCTTGCATCGGGCAGAAGCTTCAGCTGATAGGCGACCAGTTTCACCGGGAACACTTACAACAG tatcaACAAAACCAAAGGAATCAGGGGCCGCTGTGGTGGCGTATGACTGCAGCTCTTCTCAGCCTCCTGTTTGATAGGGGGTTTATTGCTGGAGGAGGTGGAGCAGGACGGAGGTGA
- the LOC103458717 gene encoding adhesion G-protein coupled receptor G2-like has product MSPLVAHHRWMLVLKIFIFFLGFVFQNFFCKATDGSLFKDMLFISPDTPAQIYTSHARFPSNAIFQEENTTKLCFNIQANKTADCCNNFNCNTTVIRHNSTHYHLNLSETSLQKHDVVLLLNTSYNFSCLPSLLYNSTGFILNLHRCLKPGGKNIRLSKWGLCVETLITQEEQCHGTKETEYIVKIKECTKRVTCKLPGKQAETTVTLNASNTSVNTTEAATIMKDLASKVSLMGNASTAEIKMGNVTGVIAKLPKQNQTSMNFGFTSGGNVNILKENDVVMDFSESVYLSEEASKMAVKNNGSFAGVLLFPDIPRIDQNRSLFNNEMVGVEMGANIFNLSQTINIQFANVNTTGLNATCVSWDGKNDNGTEANWTTEGCLTTEVNGRITCNCSHLTFFAILMSSLPVGKDGSNSAGIINSSDLETLTQITKAGCGMSMFFLGVALFMHFLIRKNKASEAVKILMNLFVALFFLNLCFLVNESIAKLKVSAACVAMAAALHYSMLATFTWFFMQALHLYLNLHQISTDIKYYMCKICSTGWVVPAVVVVGLLASSKYDFIKVSDDNGTSVSMCWIPDSTVHTGVNIGYYSIVFIFTLTVFIVTVVQIKHFSSKKAKTQDNVSTKKRVFSLLGLFCLLGLTWGFAFFSYGPLLLPSYYIFTILNSFQGCFLFIYYYFSSRVIIDNTKQSQSSSGTTENVYTSSPHG; this is encoded by the exons ATGTCACCACTGGTTGCACATCATCGCTGGATGCTggttttaaagatatttatcttctttttgGGGTTTGTCTTCCAGAACTTCTTTTGCAAAGCCACAG ATGGAAGTTTGTTCAAAGACATGCTGTTTATCAGCCCTGATACTCCAGCACAGATATACACCTCTCATGCGCGTTTCCCATCAA ATGCCATCTTTCAAGAGGAGAATACAACTAAACTGTGTTTTAACATCCAGGCAAACAAAACAGCAG ACTGTTGCAACAATTTCAACTGCAACACAACAGTAATTCGGCACAACAGCACCCATTACCATCTGAATCTATCTGAAACGTCTCTACAAAAGCACGACGTTGTATTGTTGCTGAACACATCTTACAATTTCTCATGTTTGCCATCATTGCTCTACAATTCCACAG GTTTTATCCTAAATCTTCACAGGTGCTTAAAACCAG GTGGCAAGAATATCAGACTGAGTAAATGGGGCCTATGTGTAGAAACTCTGATCACACAAGAAGAACAATGTCACG GTACAAAAGAGACTGaatatattgttaaaataaaagaatgcaCAAAACGTGTAACTTGTAAGCTACCAGGGAAGCAGGCAGAGACAACTGTAACCTTAAATGCTTCAAACACATCTGTAAATACAACGGAAGCAGC gaCCATCATGAAGGATCTTGCTTCCAAAGTGAGTCTGATGGGCAATGCAAGCACAGCAGAGATCAAAATGGGAAATGTCACTGGGGTGATTGCTAAGCTGCcaaaacagaatcaaacaaGCATGAACTTTGGTTTCACATCAGGTGGGAATGTAAAT ATTCTCAAGGAAAATGATGTGGTGATGGACTTCTCTGAAAGTGTTTACCTTTCTGAAGAAGCCAGTAAAATGGCAGTTAAAAACAACGGATCATTTGCTGGAGTTTTACTGTTTCCAGATATCCCTCGG ATTGACCAGAATCGTTCCCTTTTCAATAACGAAATGGTGGGGGTTGAAATGGGAGCAAACATATTTAATCTCTCACAAACCATCAACATTCAGTTCGCTAATGtgaacacg ACTGGACTTAATGCCACTTGTGTCTCATGGGATGGAAAAAATGATAATG GGACTGAAGCGAACTGGACCACAGAGGGCTGTCTGACAACAGAGGTCAATGGCAGAATTACATGCAATTGCTCTCATCTTACATTTTTTGCTATTCTTATG TCATCGTTGCCTGTTGGCAAAGATGGTAGCAATTCTGCTGGAATTATAAATTCCTCTGACTTGGAAACCCTGACCCAAATCACAAAGGCTGGCTGTGGCATGTCCATGTTCTTCCTGGGTGTGGCTCTCTTCATGCATTTTCTGATCAg aaaaaataaagccagtGAGGCTGTAAAGATCCTCATGAATCTCTTTGTCGCCCTGTTCTTCCTGAACCTTTGCTTCTTGGTAAATGAGTCAATCGCTAAACTGAAGGTCTCAGCAGCATGCGTGGCGATGGCAGCGGCTCTGCACTACAGCATGCTGGCCACATTCACATGGTTCTTCATGCAGGCTTTGCACCTGTACTTGAATCTACACCAGATCTCCACAGACATCAAATATTACATGTGCAAGATTTGCAGCACAGGATGGG TTGTTCCAGCTGTGGTGGTTGTTGGACTTCTCGCTTCGAGCAAATATGATTTCATCAAAGTGTCTGATGACAATGGAACCTCAGTATCTAT GTGCTGGATCCCTGATTCTACAGTCCACACAGGAGTGAACATTGGTTACTATAGCATTGTGTTCATCTTCACCTTAACAGTTTTTATAGTAACTGTTGTGCAGATCAAACACTTTTCgtccaaaaaagcaaaaacccAGGATAACGTCTCCACCAAGAAAAGAGTTTTCTCTCTTCTGGGCCTTTTCTGCCTCTTGGGCCTCACCTGGGGATTTGCTTTTTTTAGCTACGGCCCTCTGCTCCTTCCCTCCTACTACATCTTCACCATCCTCAACTCCTTTCAAG GATGTTTCCTGTTCATCTACTACTACTTTTCAAGCAGGGTGATTATAGACAACACTAAACAATCTCAAAGCAGCAGTGGGACCACCGAAAATGTGTACACATCATCTCCCCATGGATAA